GTGCTTCCGAGGTTATAAAGCAGCATGATCAGCGTGACCCAGAGCAGCTGGTCGTTGTGGAAAATGACGTGAAACATCTTTTTTAACCCGACTTTTTCTTCTTTTTCGGGTTTTGCGTCGCTGGTCTTTTTCACGAGCAGGCAGACGATGATCTGGCTGATGACCAAAGTAACAGCTATGAAAATCACAACGGCGGTATAACCCGAAATCGAGCTGCCGCCGATGGCATTTTCGCCGTTCGTGAAAATCGGAATCAATCCGGTAGCCGCAATCGCACCGATCCCGGCAAAGAGATTTGCCATCGAAGTCACGCTGTCGCGGCTTTTCGGCTCGCTCGTCAGCGAAGGCAGCATCGACCAGTAGGCAATGTCGTTCATCGTCCAGGTGATATCCCAGAGTAAATATAAAACCGCAAACAGCCAGACAAACGCCCAACCCTCAACCCGGTTCGTGAACATTGCGATTAAAACGCCCGCGTTTGTGACCGCTCCGATTAAAATCCAGGGTTTGAATTTTCCGAATTTAGTGCGCGTATTCTCGACGATGCCGCCCATGATGGGGTCGTTCAAGGCGTCCCAGACCCGGAAGATC
This DNA window, taken from Oscillospiraceae bacterium, encodes the following:
- a CDS encoding MFS transporter, translated to MMMKTPLSEATVFKRNKWAYTLPGFGRDAAYTLFATYVLTYVLFTRAVTPEQFATLGIILAIFRVWDALNDPIMGGIVENTRTKFGKFKPWILIGAVTNAGVLIAMFTNRVEGWAFVWLFAVLYLLWDITWTMNDIAYWSMLPSLTSEPKSRDSVTSMANLFAGIGAIAATGLIPIFTNGENAIGGSSISGYTAVVIFIAVTLVISQIIVCLLVKKTSDAKPEKEEKVGLKKMFHVIFHNDQLLWVTLIMLLYNLGST